The Glycine max cultivar Williams 82 chromosome 17, Glycine_max_v4.0, whole genome shotgun sequence genome contains the following window.
agaagaaaatgaagatgatCTAATTTGAAGCTAacgataaaattaaataaagaagacGCTAGATAATAATTggatcttatatttttatttatttataatgtatGTAGTTAGAAACTTCTGATTTCCATTGGGCTAAATCCAATGAATTAAATCATTGGTCCAGTCCAATGATTAATAAACtttatactttaaattttttgtattttctaattaaattgagAAACGTGTATTTGTTAACCTTCATtggattaaatccaatggatTAAGCCATTCATCGAACCCAATGAACCGATTATATCTAGTCTAATAGGCCTTAGATCAATCATTATGGTAAGAACATATATTCTCATATCTTATCATCTATTAACTATATCTTAATCatattctattatattttacttgaattatattttatattcatgatttctaaagataaaatataattatatttttcttgaattatttCTTACATCTATAATTTAAGGagataaaatataatcttaTTTTACCATAATTAAAGAGTTCTATATAAATCACTTCTCATCCAAGAAGATTAAAATACACTTTTATACATTAGAGTGAGAAATctttaatattagaaaaaacCTTATTGGAGGATACGAGCAAACACTCACTAAAAATAATCAACTAGATTTAAAtattagttataaataaaatcgATATATAGTTGATAACAATAAAATGGttgtaaaaaaattctcttataaaatgtttctaataatttctcaaaaatatatattgttaaaattatCTTAAGATGTTTATCTCAGAGTGGCCGGAAAATTTAGACATATTCTTCACCAAAACGAAGTTTTGgctataaaatatgattttcaaccccaaaattgaaaaatgtgaCACATCATGTCTGTCACGGTTAATTAACAACAAAGCCCTTTTTCTACGCTTCCTAGTTCCAATAGTTCCAAGTACCAATCATGATTCATGACGAGAACCTGTGTTTGTGAAGTGCATACTTTGTATCATTTGTCTTCTCTCTGTAGATTAATCTACAAGCTATAACCCCTCTTCACCAGAATTTAGATTAGCCGTTATTATTAATCACAAATCACGTGATATAGCATAGTCTCCTTTATTAATTAAGAACCTAGAGAGACTAGTACTACTTACTTGTACATTgcaagcaacaacaacaactccaTCATCAATTCATCACAATGGAACACACCAATTACAATGATGTTCATTGTGTAGAAACTATAGTAAACGTTCCTTTCTCATGGGAACACAAACCTGGTCTCTCTAAAGTCACTACTCATGGCCACCACAATGGCACTAGCATGGTGCTTCAGCCTCCTCCatgttcatcatcatcatcaggaTCTGGAAGTGATCACAAACACAAAGTGGAGGAGGAATCTCAGATTCTTCGTGCCGTGCAAACGTCGCTCAGAATCAGCTCTTTTAGGATGGAGAGTCAGAAGGAAGAAGACCCTTTTGTTGAAGCTTACAAGAAATGCACACGAAGCCCCTTTATACATCAACAGAGTAATAGGGTCCAAAAGAACATTAGATCTAGGCCTAACATATGGAAGTacgtgaattttttttcttgcaagCACTCTGATGATGTTTGTGGTAACAAAGCTGTCCATACCTATAAAAGTTGAGATGATATCTTGAATTGTTTGTTTACAAAACATCAACAGCAAAACCTTGTCCCATTAAGTGAAGTCGGCTACATGAATTCCCTGACATcattttgttcggttaaaaacCAAAGCTCCAGAAATATTATTTACTATCTGATGATCTCTCTTGACACTCGAAAGTCTTTCTTGACGCCATTCAGGCTTGAATTGTTTGTTTATTGGTTGTTGTTTTTTCTGGGGGGATCTTTATGTATTTACTGTATTTACTATATGGCAATTTAAGAGTGTCATAGatcttttgtatagaaaaggaTTGGTGAAAATAAAACAAGGAAGAAAAAGCATAGCCCTtgactagtttatagttttctGCAGCCTTGCATATACATGATTCAAAACAGATTGTCCCCTTTTATCTAATTTATAACCGTGGCCTGCTATGAACATTTTATGTGTTTGGATTCCATTGGAGCTAATCAAATGTGCACACTGTTACTGGCTGAGTTCTAGTAACGGTCCAAACCAAAGCCAACCGCTTTGATGATATTTGTGGTCCCAAAGCTATCTATACCTATAGAAGTTGAgatgatattttaattgtttatttacaaaaaatcaacaacaaagccttatcccaTTAAAGAGAAATTGACTACACGACATaattttgttcggttaaaaacCAAAGTTTCAGAAATATTATTTACTATTGGACAACTTTCGCCGAAGTCTTTCTTGACGCCATTCAGgcttgaatttttatttgttttcactgAGGGGATCTTAATGTATTTACTATATGACAATTTAAGTCAGTTTTTTGGTATAGAAAAGTATTGGTGAAAATAAAACAAGGAAGCAAGAGCCTTACATATTATCTAATTTATAGCCGTGGCCTGCTATGAGCGTTTTTATGTGTTTTGATTCCGATGGAGCTAATCAAATGTGTACACTATTACTGGCTGTGTTCTAGTAAACTGTCCAAACCAAAGTCATCAGCCGCAGCAGTAGACTTAGAAAATTCCTTAATGAAAACGACAAATAGCTAAACTGATTCAATGTTCCTCTGTGATCTTATTAACAGAACATGTGGTCTTATAGAAATATGGATTTTGttacaataactaaaattaaaagagttaTGTGTGTAATCTGATTAAAAACTATATATCTCAGTTCAATTTGTTAAATTCCTTAGAATGTCTTCTTGTGCAATTTGATGCTTTTTGGAAACTATGTTTTGAACTGGTCTAATATATAAGAACTAAGAGGAGGAACAAGTCAACCACATGAGTTTTGTCTTATACTCTTCTAACTTTTTGCTATTGTCTTCTTTTGAGTGATGCAAACCCGTGTGAACTTGGTCTTCTTTTCCCAATTCCTTTGTGTCATTATTTTCCAAACCCCAAAACTAAAATTGTCTATGATTACGTTTTATGTGGTTGTCCATTGAGACTATGCCATTGAGAACTATGTGATGATGGTAAGTGGACCAAATATATCAATATCTAAATTTATAATGGCCTCATCATAGATTTACACTTCACCACCACCTCacctcaagtcacatatatataagtatatggTCTTGTCATTATTCCATTAACACGAAAATCTGAGAAGAATCAGAAGATGAGTCAACCAATAAGAAAGATAAGCTTCTCATGGGAAAAGAAGCCTGGTGTCTCCAAAGTAACAACTACTACTCATGGTGAAAATCTGATCCCAAAAGAGGAAGAGTTTTTGGCCAAGTTGCCACCACCACCTTGCACACCAGAAGAATCAAGTGCTActcatcatcacaaaaaccacCACCCTCTTCTTGATTTTCAAATTCCACTTCCTCCTTGTGCTTTTCAGCCTCCCTTTTATAGAACTTCCTCCAAGAGGGG
Protein-coding sequences here:
- the LOC100791035 gene encoding uncharacterized protein — translated: MSQPIRKISFSWEKKPGVSKVTTTTHGENLIPKEEEFLAKLPPPPCTPEESSATHHHKNHHPLLDFQIPLPPCAFQPPFYRTSSKRGLWVQDKDPFLAAFKECTKNHQKTSAKVNKKLIKDGIEARVRKSMSFFSCTRSCTVHDTNLVRISHLDKD